In Peptostreptococcus equinus, the DNA window ATTAAGATATGGCGGTTTATTGATACCATTATTATTTATCTTACCTAGATTTTTAGGAGTGATGGGTGTGTATTGGTCCAATGCCTTAAGTGATATTATATCTGGTTTGGTTGCTTTCATTTATATAACAATTAATATTAAGTCACTCAAACAAATTGATGATTTTTAGGAGAAAACAATGGCTATATTAAATTTTATTCAGGAAAATCTAAGAACGCAGTTTGGAGATTTTATTTTTCCAATAATTACATATATGGGCAGTGCTGGTATTGTATGGATATTGTTTGCCTTATACAAATTTTTTATTATAAAAGATAAAAAGGAAGCAATTTCTATGATTATATCACTTTTGTTGGTTTTAATAATTTGTCTTTTGATTATAAAACCAAGTATAGCAAGACCGAGGCCATTTATGGAAAATACTCAGGTAAGATTATTGATTAAACCACCCCAAGATTTTTCTTTTCCATCAGGTCATACGGCATCTTCGTTTGCTGTAGTAACAGTAATGTATATATTTAAAGATAAATTAAGACATATAGCTATGATTTTAGCGGCATTAATATCTTATTCAAGATTGTACCTATATGTTCATTATCCAAGTGATGTATTCTTTGGATTAATATTTGGTGTAGTTTTCGGTTTTTTAGCAGTTCTTATACATTATTTTTTTTCAAATAGATTTAAATTAGTTGATAAACAAAAAAGCAAGAGATTATAAAAATAGGAGAAAGTATTTTAATGATAATTAATATGTTGAGAGGTTTTTGTATGGCTATGGCTGACAGTGTACCTGGAGTATCAGGGGGAACTGTAGCCTTCATACTTGGATTTTATGAAACACTTTTAGATTCTATAAATAATTTATCTAGAAGAATTGAAATAAGAAAATCAGCCACTTTTTTAGTGAAACTATTTCTGGGGTGGACAATTGGAATGATTATATCAGTCAAATTACTGAATCAGATGTTTCAGACTAATATATACCAATTGAGTTCTTTATTTATAGGATTAACAATAGCTTCTGTAGTATATATTATAAGAAGTGAAATAAGAGCTGGAAGTTTGTCAAGTAGTTACAAGGATGAAATATCTTTTTTAGCTTATATGCTAGTAGGACTTTGTATAGTAATTTTCCTTACAATGATTAGAAGTCAATTTATACAAAGTAATGTAATAGATTTCACTAATTTAATACTATCAGATTATTTATACTTGTTTATTTCAGGAATGATTGCAATTTCAGCAATGGTATTGCCAGGTGTATCTGGATCGACTTTATTGTTGGTATTTGGAGTATATTTACCTATAATGAGTGCATTAAATAACATAATGAATGGTAATTTTGAATATCTGTATGGAATCGTAATTTTTTCTATTGGTGTATTTTTTGGCTTAATATTTTCCACAAAAATCATACGACTAGCTTTTATTAAGTATAGAAAACAAATGTTACATTTTATTATAGGTTTGACTGCAGGGTCAGTATATGCAATTATGAATGGACCTACAACTATGGAAATTCCTAGAGAAGCTTTATCTTTAGAAAATTTTAGTATTTCATTTTTCTTAGTTGGTATTTGCTTGATAATAAGTTTAGAATTATCAAAAGTTTACAAATCAAAAAAGATAAAAAAGAATTTATAAATAACCCTGCTTATTGACTGATGATGATAAAATTCTTTTTGATGAAGAAATATATACTTTTATAAACGAAATATAAATTCACTG includes these proteins:
- a CDS encoding phosphatase PAP2 family protein, giving the protein MAILNFIQENLRTQFGDFIFPIITYMGSAGIVWILFALYKFFIIKDKKEAISMIISLLLVLIICLLIIKPSIARPRPFMENTQVRLLIKPPQDFSFPSGHTASSFAVVTVMYIFKDKLRHIAMILAALISYSRLYLYVHYPSDVFFGLIFGVVFGFLAVLIHYFFSNRFKLVDKQKSKRL
- a CDS encoding DUF368 domain-containing protein, translating into MLRGFCMAMADSVPGVSGGTVAFILGFYETLLDSINNLSRRIEIRKSATFLVKLFLGWTIGMIISVKLLNQMFQTNIYQLSSLFIGLTIASVVYIIRSEIRAGSLSSSYKDEISFLAYMLVGLCIVIFLTMIRSQFIQSNVIDFTNLILSDYLYLFISGMIAISAMVLPGVSGSTLLLVFGVYLPIMSALNNIMNGNFEYLYGIVIFSIGVFFGLIFSTKIIRLAFIKYRKQMLHFIIGLTAGSVYAIMNGPTTMEIPREALSLENFSISFFLVGICLIISLELSKVYKSKKIKKNL